A genome region from Deltaproteobacteria bacterium includes the following:
- the fliN gene encoding flagellar motor switch protein FliN: MSDDSLDNLAEKLVQEAEAMTTDKVKTAKLETAKALSPSGDRNLQLILDIPLKVTVELGRTKMPVSELLNLTQGSVIELNKLAGEPMEVLVNDKLIARGEAVVVNEKFGVRLTDIISPAERVEQLK; the protein is encoded by the coding sequence ATGTCAGACGATTCATTAGATAATTTAGCTGAGAAATTGGTCCAAGAAGCAGAGGCCATGACAACAGATAAAGTGAAAACTGCCAAGTTGGAAACAGCCAAAGCGCTGTCGCCAAGTGGAGATAGAAATTTGCAATTAATATTGGATATTCCTCTGAAGGTAACTGTGGAACTTGGAAGAACTAAAATGCCAGTCTCGGAGCTCTTAAATTTAACACAAGGAAGTGTTATCGAATTGAATAAACTGGCCGGTGAACCCATGGAGGTCTTAGTTAATGATAAACTCATCGCTAGGGGTGAGGCAGTTGTTGTCAATGAAAAATTCGGGGTCAGGCTCACAGATATTATTTCACCAGCAGAAAGAGTGGAGCAATTAAAATGA
- the fliO gene encoding flagellar biosynthetic protein FliO yields the protein MKMRFVFAIIFFVFFNRVEASSLSADKESESPPTVVEKSMEISKPNEVIAVKNSENEIPLNLENKKALAGNENGVFKFVLFFSILGTLLTGIWIFIKKFNHKNISRNQNEIKILAQHYLGPKRSVAVIRVAGESLLIGVTDHNVNLIKALSILDEELPEVTPKEFNKLLTEEDEFSIKGIKDIVSTKLKSMRSI from the coding sequence ATTAAAATGAGATTTGTTTTTGCTATTATATTTTTTGTATTTTTCAATAGAGTCGAAGCGAGTTCTTTGTCTGCAGATAAGGAATCTGAAAGCCCTCCGACGGTCGTTGAAAAGTCGATGGAGATTTCAAAACCAAATGAAGTGATCGCAGTTAAAAATTCAGAAAATGAAATCCCATTGAATCTTGAAAATAAAAAAGCATTAGCTGGAAATGAAAATGGAGTGTTTAAATTTGTTTTATTTTTTTCAATATTAGGTACCCTGCTAACAGGGATTTGGATATTTATAAAAAAATTTAATCACAAAAATATTTCAAGAAATCAAAACGAAATTAAAATATTAGCTCAACACTATTTGGGACCCAAAAGAAGTGTTGCGGTTATTAGAGTTGCTGGTGAGTCCCTGTTGATCGGAGTTACTGATCACAATGTCAACTTAATTAAAGCCTTATCTATCCTGGATGAAGAACTTCCAGAGGTCACACCCAAAGAGTTTAATAAATTATTAACTGAAGAAGATGAATTCTCGATAAAAGGAATAAAAGATATCGTTTCAACGAAGCTTAAAAGTATGAGGTCTATTTAG
- the fliM gene encoding flagellar motor switch protein FliM yields MNQVLSQSEVDALLAAVSDGDVNSSDSQKESSSGSAKVIDSRKVVAYDLTSQDRIIRGRLPQLEVIYEKFMRSFRVSLSGALRKIASMTLTSTEFLKFGEFINTLPMPTCMSVLRFNHLRGSALMVIESKLAYALVDSFFGGADRPYTKIDGKDFTPIELSIVRKVVELAINDLEIAWSSIEKIGCSFVRTEINPQFVGIVPPTDVVIASTFDVELENATGTISMVIPYATIEPIKQKLSTGFQVESDQTDKKLWTAIIKEQLMDTDLEVRVNLGETQIMLEDLMCLKEGDVIPLTQDASGELDVHIENVKKYKGYYGNHHGTVAVQVTRPIIK; encoded by the coding sequence ATGAATCAAGTATTATCTCAAAGTGAAGTGGATGCCCTACTTGCCGCAGTTTCTGATGGAGATGTCAATTCATCTGATTCTCAAAAGGAATCTTCTTCTGGATCAGCGAAAGTCATTGATAGTAGAAAAGTAGTTGCCTATGATTTAACAAGCCAAGATAGAATTATTCGCGGAAGATTACCCCAGTTGGAAGTGATCTATGAAAAATTCATGAGGTCCTTTCGAGTTTCACTTTCTGGAGCTTTAAGAAAAATTGCATCGATGACTCTGACAAGTACTGAATTCTTAAAGTTTGGTGAATTTATTAATACCTTACCGATGCCCACTTGTATGAGCGTTCTAAGATTTAATCACCTTCGTGGATCAGCACTCATGGTTATTGAAAGTAAATTAGCCTACGCCTTAGTAGATTCTTTCTTTGGTGGCGCAGATCGTCCCTATACTAAGATTGATGGTAAAGATTTTACTCCCATTGAATTAAGTATTGTTCGGAAAGTTGTTGAGTTGGCGATAAATGATTTAGAAATTGCATGGTCAAGTATTGAAAAAATTGGATGCAGCTTTGTGCGTACTGAAATTAATCCACAGTTTGTTGGAATCGTGCCACCCACAGATGTTGTTATTGCTTCGACATTCGATGTGGAACTAGAAAATGCCACAGGGACTATTTCGATGGTTATTCCCTACGCAACGATTGAGCCGATTAAGCAGAAACTTTCAACTGGTTTTCAGGTGGAGTCAGATCAAACTGACAAAAAACTTTGGACAGCCATTATTAAAGAGCAGCTTATGGATACCGATCTTGAAGTGAGAGTCAATTTAGGTGAAACACAAATTATGCTTGAGGATTTAATGTGTCTTAAAGAGGGAGATGTGATTCCCCTAACTCAGGATGCTTCTGGTGAACTAGATGTTCATATTGAAAATGTTAAAAAATATAAAGGTTATTATGGAAACCATCATGGAACAGTTGCCGTCCAAGTAACTCGACCAATTATTAAGTAA